In one Echinicola marina genomic region, the following are encoded:
- a CDS encoding DUF4382 domain-containing protein has product MRKIRYIFILLLPFLLFTSSCLEDEANKKRSLVNIYLIDAPGDFDQVWLEILRVEVFLEEGNNEGQEGWVPFDYIPLSNMVNVSALVAESQLILGRGELPFGRIGQIKMVLGDEHYLIKEEERIPLALAADLDSEIILDTQYDLRGGNSYDIYLDMDLSRSIRAAPNVEGNYLLNPVIRTFATGNEASISGRVTPIEARPFVHAILGEDTLTTLTNESGDFFFRGLQTGDYKIYFRPISPYLDSTTIVRTKIDSLSEMETILLRQP; this is encoded by the coding sequence ATGAGAAAAATCAGGTACATTTTTATTTTATTGCTCCCCTTTTTGCTGTTCACCAGTTCATGTTTGGAAGATGAGGCAAATAAGAAGAGATCCTTGGTAAATATCTATTTGATAGATGCTCCAGGCGATTTTGATCAGGTTTGGTTGGAAATTTTAAGAGTAGAAGTCTTTTTAGAAGAAGGGAATAATGAAGGGCAAGAAGGATGGGTTCCTTTTGACTATATTCCTTTAAGCAATATGGTTAATGTCAGTGCTTTGGTCGCTGAAAGCCAGCTTATACTTGGAAGAGGGGAGTTGCCATTTGGTAGGATTGGCCAGATTAAAATGGTTTTGGGTGATGAACATTATCTGATAAAAGAGGAGGAGCGGATTCCTCTGGCTTTGGCAGCAGATCTTGATTCGGAGATTATTTTGGATACACAATATGATTTAAGAGGGGGAAATTCTTATGATATTTACCTGGATATGGATTTAAGCAGGTCTATTAGAGCAGCCCCTAATGTGGAGGGAAATTATCTATTGAATCCTGTAATAAGAACTTTTGCGACAGGTAATGAAGCTTCAATCAGTGGCCGAGTCACCCCAATAGAGGCAAGGCCATTTGTGCATGCTATATTGGGCGAGGACACTTTGACTACCTTGACCAATGAGAGTGGGGATTTCTTTTTCAGGGGTTTGCAGACAGGAGATTATAAAATATACTTTAGACCGATAAGTCCTTACTTGGATAGCACTACCATTGTGCGTACCAAAATAGATTCCCTATCGGAAATGGAAACCATTTTGCTAAGGCAACCTTAA
- a CDS encoding DUF4382 domain-containing protein, translating to MKNWILGLAGLLAFASCDSEDDPAMEGNAKVSVSLIDAPADYDAVMIEVLGVEILTNDDDENDESAWITFDNEISEDHLNLLSLVGGNEADLGTEEIPAGEITQIRLLLGDDNYLVIDEEEFELTTPSAQQSGLKLQLNQELLAGIQYKIVIDFDAAKSIVEAGNSGQYILKPVLRVVAEESASIEGQVLPLEADPLVIGIQGEDTVRTYTDDLGAFALRGLQGGEYKVIFQPVEGYEADTLYNVPTVEGEVTILDPVELELTPVEEETPTEGEEGGE from the coding sequence ATGAAAAATTGGATTTTAGGATTAGCGGGGCTTTTGGCCTTCGCATCATGTGATTCAGAAGATGACCCAGCTATGGAAGGCAATGCAAAAGTAAGTGTATCCTTGATAGATGCACCAGCTGATTATGATGCCGTAATGATTGAGGTTTTGGGCGTAGAAATACTCACCAACGATGATGATGAAAATGATGAATCTGCTTGGATTACTTTCGATAATGAAATTTCGGAAGACCATCTTAACTTATTGTCATTAGTTGGTGGAAATGAAGCAGATTTGGGTACAGAGGAAATTCCTGCCGGTGAGATTACCCAGATAAGGTTACTTTTGGGAGATGATAACTATTTGGTAATTGACGAAGAAGAGTTTGAACTGACTACTCCAAGTGCCCAACAAAGTGGTCTTAAGTTACAGTTAAATCAAGAATTGCTGGCTGGTATCCAATACAAAATCGTAATCGATTTTGATGCCGCCAAGTCGATTGTAGAAGCAGGGAATTCTGGACAATATATCCTTAAACCTGTGTTAAGGGTGGTAGCCGAAGAATCTGCTAGTATTGAAGGTCAAGTGCTGCCTTTAGAGGCTGATCCTTTGGTGATCGGTATCCAAGGTGAAGATACGGTAAGGACCTATACTGATGATTTAGGTGCTTTTGCTCTGAGAGGATTGCAAGGAGGTGAGTACAAAGTTATCTTCCAACCTGTGGAGGGTTATGAAGCAGATACTCTTTATAATGTTCCAACTGTAGAGGGAGAGGTTACTATTCTAGATCCAGTAGAATTAGAATTAACACCTGTAGAAGAAGAAACTCCAACTGAAGGAGAAGAAGGTGGAGAATAA
- a CDS encoding AsmA-like C-terminal region-containing protein has translation MKKTLIVVLVVFALLLVSLIALPIVFKDKIVQRIDQEIANTLDADVFYDADHFSLSVLKRFPNISATIEEFGIVGRTPFEGDTLAHVKSFQVDLNLFSVIFGDYPELTGIHLDGGQVYVKVLEDGKANYDIMKESEEPAAPEEPSNFKFGIDLMKVNDLNFVYDDRQLKYFMALQDFQLEGAGDFSADIYGIDGRIDTKVLRIDYEDVNYISDKVFTADTEIQVDMTQMKFSFGEGQFGLNDFLFGVSGFVAMPEDDIDMDLTFEGKENTFKSVLSLVPGIYTASFSGLNTSGTMDFGGFLKGTYNENEFPKFNIGLKVKEGMFQYPDLPRPVKDVNIDLTVKNESGKLDYTTVDIPAFNLTFGSNPISGRLLLENLVTYDVDGQLKGKLNLAELTSIFPIEGMELKGIMDVDATAKGRYDSVANIIPAINAKMNLSDGYVKSEEYPAPIEDLNIKTSIVNNSGKMADFLVDMSNIGFKLEGEEVSGNMKISDLDQLNWDGAVHGAVDLGKISKIFPMEGVIMEGKIKANIDTKGSYADVEAERYNNLDTRGKVELSDFYYTDSDLPQGIRIHQAMGDFSPQAVNLSDFDARLGESPVKATGSLSNYMAYLFEENEVLKGKLDISSSKFNINEWMTEGESTTADTTELTLIELPKNIDFNMTVQADEVLYDNLVFNDAKGQMTLKDGVLTFKDAGMKTLGGQMTLNGAYNTQNIKDPKFNMDFKVLGISIQEAFNAFNTVKAFAPIAQHLTGDFTSGFSLSGNLGQDMMPVLSSLDGNGLIEVAQAVLENSKIISGITSLTKLKDGNTIQIKDLKLKAEIKDGMLEVSPFDIKLWDYTAKVQGSTGFDGSINYLVNMEIPAGKLGSQANNLLASIAGTEATGETKIPLAINLGGSYQQPKIGLAGGESMEAMITNALKARASSEGKKLQEQLTEQFKAQEDSAKQEMKLKADAAQDSAKNELNKKVEEAQDKAADEVKDLVKGLFGRSKSSKDTTKSN, from the coding sequence ATGAAGAAGACCCTGATAGTAGTATTAGTCGTTTTTGCGCTCCTATTAGTGAGCTTAATCGCGCTCCCTATTGTTTTCAAGGATAAAATTGTGCAACGTATTGATCAAGAAATAGCCAATACGTTGGATGCAGATGTTTTTTATGACGCTGATCACTTTAGCCTAAGTGTTTTGAAACGATTCCCCAATATTTCGGCCACCATTGAAGAGTTTGGCATCGTTGGTCGTACGCCATTTGAAGGAGACACCTTGGCCCATGTCAAGAGCTTTCAGGTGGATCTGAATTTGTTTTCTGTGATTTTTGGTGATTATCCGGAACTCACCGGGATTCATTTGGATGGAGGACAGGTCTATGTGAAGGTTTTGGAAGATGGAAAGGCCAATTATGATATCATGAAAGAGAGTGAGGAGCCTGCTGCGCCTGAGGAACCTTCCAATTTCAAATTTGGAATTGACCTGATGAAGGTCAATGATCTCAACTTTGTGTATGATGACAGACAGCTCAAGTACTTTATGGCTTTGCAGGATTTTCAATTGGAAGGTGCAGGTGATTTCAGTGCTGATATTTACGGGATAGATGGTCGTATTGATACCAAAGTCTTACGAATAGACTACGAAGATGTCAATTATATCAGTGACAAGGTATTTACGGCTGATACAGAAATCCAAGTGGATATGACCCAAATGAAGTTTTCCTTTGGAGAAGGACAGTTTGGTTTAAATGACTTTTTGTTTGGGGTGAGTGGTTTTGTGGCCATGCCAGAAGATGATATTGATATGGATTTGACCTTTGAGGGAAAAGAAAACACTTTTAAGAGTGTGCTTTCCCTAGTGCCAGGGATATATACAGCATCATTCTCGGGATTGAACACCAGTGGGACCATGGATTTTGGAGGTTTTCTGAAAGGCACTTATAATGAAAATGAGTTTCCAAAGTTTAATATTGGCCTGAAGGTAAAGGAAGGTATGTTCCAGTATCCTGACCTGCCAAGACCAGTGAAGGATGTCAATATAGACCTGACTGTCAAAAATGAATCTGGAAAGCTGGATTATACCACGGTGGATATTCCCGCCTTTAACCTGACTTTCGGGTCCAATCCAATATCGGGAAGGTTATTATTGGAAAACTTGGTTACATATGATGTGGACGGTCAGTTAAAGGGCAAGCTTAACTTGGCAGAACTGACTTCTATCTTTCCAATAGAAGGAATGGAACTAAAGGGTATTATGGATGTAGATGCCACTGCAAAGGGACGATATGATAGTGTAGCCAATATCATTCCAGCGATTAATGCCAAAATGAACTTGAGTGATGGTTATGTGAAAAGTGAAGAGTATCCTGCTCCCATTGAGGATTTAAATATTAAAACCTCTATCGTCAATAATTCAGGGAAAATGGCTGACTTTTTAGTAGATATGTCCAATATTGGTTTTAAGTTAGAAGGAGAAGAGGTAAGCGGAAATATGAAAATCAGTGATTTGGACCAGCTTAATTGGGATGGTGCTGTTCATGGTGCTGTTGATTTGGGTAAGATCAGTAAGATTTTCCCTATGGAAGGGGTTATTATGGAAGGAAAAATCAAAGCTAATATTGATACCAAAGGAAGCTATGCGGATGTTGAAGCTGAACGGTACAATAACTTGGACACTAGAGGGAAGGTGGAGCTAAGTGACTTTTATTATACCGATAGTGATTTGCCGCAGGGGATTCGTATCCATCAGGCTATGGGAGATTTTAGTCCTCAGGCTGTTAATCTAAGCGACTTTGATGCAAGGCTGGGAGAAAGTCCAGTAAAAGCAACAGGCAGCCTTTCGAACTATATGGCTTATTTGTTTGAGGAGAATGAAGTGTTGAAGGGTAAGCTGGATATCAGCTCCAGTAAGTTCAATATCAACGAATGGATGACAGAGGGTGAAAGCACAACAGCCGACACTACTGAGTTGACCTTGATTGAACTGCCCAAGAACATCGATTTCAACATGACTGTGCAGGCGGATGAGGTCTTATATGATAATTTGGTATTTAATGATGCCAAAGGACAAATGACCTTAAAAGATGGTGTTTTGACCTTTAAGGATGCCGGTATGAAAACCCTAGGGGGGCAAATGACCCTTAACGGAGCTTATAATACCCAGAATATCAAAGACCCTAAGTTCAATATGGATTTTAAAGTGCTAGGCATCAGTATTCAGGAGGCTTTCAATGCTTTCAATACAGTCAAGGCCTTTGCACCAATTGCCCAGCACCTGACGGGTGATTTTACCAGTGGTTTTTCCCTTTCGGGTAATTTGGGCCAAGATATGATGCCAGTTCTTTCTTCTCTGGATGGGAATGGTTTGATCGAAGTGGCCCAAGCGGTTTTGGAAAACAGTAAGATCATTAGCGGCATTACTTCCTTGACCAAATTAAAGGATGGCAATACCATTCAGATCAAAGACCTGAAATTAAAAGCGGAGATCAAGGATGGAATGCTGGAAGTCAGCCCATTTGATATTAAGTTGTGGGATTATACTGCCAAGGTTCAGGGGAGTACTGGTTTTGATGGCAGTATTAATTACTTGGTAAATATGGAAATTCCAGCAGGGAAGTTGGGTAGTCAAGCGAACAATTTGCTGGCTTCAATTGCTGGAACAGAAGCAACTGGAGAGACCAAGATTCCTTTGGCCATCAATTTGGGAGGAAGCTATCAGCAGCCTAAGATCGGTTTGGCAGGAGGGGAAAGCATGGAAGCCATGATCACCAATGCCTTAAAGGCCAGGGCTTCTTCAGAAGGTAAAAAATTGCAGGAACAGTTGACAGAGCAGTTCAAGGCCCAAGAGGACAGTGCCAAGCAAGAGATGAAGCTAAAAGCGGATGCGGCACAAGACAGTGCCAAAAATGAGCTTAATAAAAAGGTAGAAGAGGCACAGGATAAAGCGGCAGATGAAGTGAAGGATTTGGTGAAGGGTTTATTTGGTAGATCGAAGAGCTCCAAGGACACCACCAAATCCAATTGA
- the ribD gene encoding bifunctional diaminohydroxyphosphoribosylaminopyrimidine deaminase/5-amino-6-(5-phosphoribosylamino)uracil reductase RibD — protein sequence MEENAGYMLRALELAELGRGKVSPNPMVGCVIVHNNKIIGEGYHQEYGGPHAEPNAIKSVDDKELLKESTVYVSLEPCAHFGKTPPCAHLLVDKQVKKVVIAAYDSNPLVGGKGIKVLEEAGIEVVTGVLEKEARIQNKRFFTAIEKERPYVILKWAQTLDGFIARKDYDSKWISNAYSRQLVHKWRSEEDAIMVGTKTAQYDNPKLNVRDWTGRDPLRIVLDKQLSLDSNLALFDQSIPTICYNLLKDEEQENLKYVKLERDFEIKDILADLHQRKVQSIIIEGGSHLLQKFIESELWDEARVFTGQSQFETGIAAPKISFPPLASEDIMGDRLEIFRSNK from the coding sequence ATGGAGGAGAATGCAGGCTATATGCTTAGAGCCCTTGAACTGGCCGAATTAGGCAGGGGAAAAGTGAGTCCCAATCCCATGGTGGGCTGTGTAATTGTGCATAATAATAAAATCATTGGAGAGGGCTATCACCAGGAATATGGGGGGCCTCATGCTGAGCCCAATGCTATTAAAAGTGTGGATGATAAGGAGCTGCTGAAGGAATCAACTGTTTATGTCAGTCTGGAGCCCTGTGCACATTTTGGAAAAACACCGCCATGTGCCCATCTCCTAGTTGATAAACAAGTCAAAAAGGTAGTCATCGCTGCCTATGACTCTAATCCACTTGTGGGAGGAAAAGGTATCAAAGTTCTTGAAGAAGCAGGGATTGAAGTGGTCACGGGGGTTTTGGAGAAAGAAGCCAGGATACAGAATAAACGTTTTTTTACGGCTATAGAAAAAGAAAGGCCTTACGTCATTCTTAAATGGGCGCAGACCTTGGATGGCTTTATTGCCAGGAAAGACTACGACAGCAAGTGGATATCCAATGCCTATAGTCGACAGTTGGTGCATAAATGGAGGTCCGAAGAAGATGCCATCATGGTAGGCACTAAAACGGCGCAATATGACAATCCCAAGCTCAATGTCAGGGATTGGACAGGACGAGACCCATTGCGGATTGTACTGGATAAGCAACTTAGCCTAGATAGTAACCTTGCCCTTTTTGACCAAAGTATACCGACGATCTGCTATAATTTATTGAAAGATGAGGAGCAGGAAAACTTAAAGTATGTAAAGCTTGAGCGTGACTTTGAAATAAAAGACATTCTTGCAGACCTGCACCAAAGGAAAGTGCAAAGCATTATCATTGAAGGAGGTTCTCACCTTTTACAAAAATTCATTGAAAGTGAACTTTGGGACGAGGCTAGGGTGTTTACTGGCCAAAGTCAGTTTGAAACTGGCATTGCCGCACCAAAAATTTCCTTTCCTCCTCTAGCATCAGAGGATATCATGGGGGACCGATTGGAGATATTTAGGTCCAATAAATAA
- a CDS encoding 4a-hydroxytetrahydrobiopterin dehydratase, which produces MWAEEDDKLKKTFEFGDFTEAFAFMCRVAFLAEAHGHHPNWSNVYNKVVIELCTHDQGNIVTEKDRKLADAIDNLQK; this is translated from the coding sequence ATGTGGGCAGAAGAAGACGATAAACTTAAAAAGACATTTGAATTTGGTGATTTTACAGAGGCCTTTGCATTTATGTGCAGGGTGGCATTTTTAGCAGAAGCTCATGGTCACCATCCCAATTGGAGCAATGTGTATAATAAAGTAGTCATTGAGTTGTGCACACATGATCAAGGAAATATTGTGACAGAAAAGGATAGAAAGCTGGCTGATGCCATCGATAATCTTCAAAAATGA
- a CDS encoding GAF domain-containing protein, with translation MAESIFLPENANKIEKYEAILPQIEALVSGEEDLIANLANISAVLKEVFGFFWVGFYLVKGEHLVLGPFQGPIACTRIAKGKGVCGTAWTEGKTQLVPDVDAFPGHIACSSASKSEIVLPAFKDGDVALVLDIDSDQLNDFDETDAAELGKLMKIIEQCL, from the coding sequence ATGGCCGAATCCATCTTCCTTCCAGAAAACGCGAACAAAATTGAAAAATATGAGGCGATACTTCCTCAAATAGAAGCTTTGGTCAGTGGTGAAGAAGACCTTATTGCCAACTTGGCCAATATAAGTGCTGTACTAAAAGAAGTTTTTGGCTTTTTTTGGGTAGGTTTTTATTTGGTTAAAGGAGAACACTTGGTGTTGGGGCCATTCCAAGGACCAATTGCCTGTACCCGTATCGCCAAAGGAAAAGGGGTCTGCGGTACTGCTTGGACAGAAGGCAAAACCCAATTGGTGCCAGATGTAGATGCATTTCCGGGCCATATTGCCTGTAGTTCTGCTTCTAAGTCTGAGATTGTTTTGCCAGCTTTTAAGGATGGGGATGTGGCTTTGGTTTTGGATATTGACAGTGACCAATTGAATGATTTTGATGAAACAGATGCAGCGGAATTGGGGAAATTGATGAAGATCATCGAGCAGTGCTTATAG
- a CDS encoding NADPH-dependent F420 reductase: MTLGIIGGTKLSISLGNKYISRGLNVVFGVREEFEANQIEWKILKMQKDKVFGYCEAMRKADVILICCENEFLPLVCQCLNQFDNTDKIVLDCTNGNYNPHFACNTRYIQENSGYDRVLKGFNNLGLDYPKSDPLELVKETYFCGDNESDKFKVKRLIELIGFKAVDAGNLNNAPLLEAFYHLRKQISHQKNENIDYHFKLMSV, encoded by the coding sequence ATGACTTTAGGAATAATAGGCGGAACGAAACTTTCTATCAGCCTGGGAAACAAATACATTTCCAGGGGCTTGAATGTTGTGTTTGGCGTAAGGGAGGAATTTGAAGCGAATCAGATTGAATGGAAAATTCTTAAAATGCAAAAGGACAAGGTTTTTGGATATTGCGAGGCCATGCGAAAAGCCGATGTCATCCTGATATGTTGTGAAAATGAGTTTTTGCCTTTGGTGTGCCAGTGTTTAAATCAATTTGACAATACGGACAAGATCGTTTTGGATTGCACTAATGGGAATTATAATCCCCATTTTGCCTGCAATACCCGTTATATTCAGGAGAATTCCGGTTATGATCGGGTACTGAAAGGCTTTAATAATCTAGGCTTAGACTATCCGAAGTCAGACCCTTTAGAGCTGGTAAAGGAAACGTATTTCTGTGGGGATAATGAAAGTGATAAGTTTAAGGTGAAGAGGCTTATCGAATTGATAGGGTTCAAAGCTGTGGATGCAGGGAATCTTAATAATGCCCCTCTCCTAGAGGCTTTTTATCACCTTAGGAAGCAGATCAGTCATCAAAAAAATGAGAATATTGATTACCACTTTAAGTTAATGTCTGTCTAG
- the rsmI gene encoding 16S rRNA (cytidine(1402)-2'-O)-methyltransferase — protein sequence MTETNRPDLYVVPTPIGNLEDITLRAIQVLKTADVILAEDTRTTGKLLKHLEIKRPLQSYHIFNEHKAVEKLIERMEAGEQFALVSDAGTPAISDPGFLLVRAAREAGLLVNCLPGPTAFVPALVNSALPNDRFVFEGFLPHKKGRKTRIENLLEEPRTMIFYESPHRLLKTLGQFKEAFGEDRLACVSRELTKVFEENIRGSLSELITYYENNPVKGEIVITVSGKN from the coding sequence ATGACAGAGACGAATAGACCTGACCTATATGTGGTTCCCACGCCTATAGGAAACTTGGAAGATATTACTTTGCGTGCCATCCAGGTGCTGAAAACTGCAGATGTCATCCTTGCAGAGGATACGCGTACTACAGGGAAATTATTGAAACACCTTGAGATCAAGAGGCCCTTGCAGAGCTACCATATTTTTAATGAACATAAGGCCGTGGAGAAGCTCATTGAGCGGATGGAAGCAGGGGAACAATTTGCCTTGGTCAGTGATGCGGGAACGCCGGCTATCAGTGATCCTGGGTTTTTATTGGTCAGGGCTGCCAGAGAAGCTGGGCTCTTGGTGAATTGTTTGCCCGGTCCTACTGCATTTGTTCCCGCCCTAGTCAATTCAGCCTTGCCTAATGACCGATTTGTTTTTGAAGGTTTTTTGCCGCATAAGAAAGGGCGTAAAACACGTATCGAGAATTTGTTAGAAGAACCAAGGACCATGATTTTCTATGAGTCACCACATCGGCTTTTGAAAACCCTTGGTCAGTTTAAAGAGGCCTTTGGTGAGGATAGGTTGGCCTGTGTCTCCAGAGAGCTTACCAAGGTGTTTGAAGAGAATATACGTGGTAGTTTGTCAGAGTTAATAACATATTATGAAAATAACCCCGTCAAAGGGGAAATTGTGATTACTGTTTCAGGTAAAAATTAG
- a CDS encoding non-canonical purine NTP diphosphatase yields the protein MKICFATNNPKKIEEVKAALGNDFTVVSLKEIGCHEELPETGDTLDYNAFQKARHVFENYQVSCFADDTGLEVAALDDAPGVYSGRYAGEPRSDERNVDLLMENMKGLTNRNAQFRTVIALILDGKEYSFEGVAKGEITTERSGDRGFGYDPVFRPEGHEQTFAELSMQEKNAISHRGRAVRKLIDFLNGLK from the coding sequence ATGAAAATCTGCTTTGCTACTAATAATCCAAAAAAAATTGAAGAGGTAAAAGCTGCCTTGGGAAATGATTTTACTGTAGTCTCCTTAAAAGAAATTGGCTGTCATGAGGAGCTGCCTGAGACCGGTGACACCCTGGATTACAATGCTTTTCAAAAAGCCCGTCATGTATTTGAGAACTACCAAGTGAGTTGCTTTGCAGATGACACAGGATTGGAGGTGGCAGCCTTAGATGATGCGCCGGGAGTTTATTCTGGCAGGTATGCAGGGGAGCCAAGAAGTGATGAAAGGAATGTGGACCTTCTTATGGAAAATATGAAAGGTCTAACCAATAGAAATGCCCAATTCAGAACAGTTATCGCTTTAATATTGGATGGTAAAGAATACAGTTTTGAGGGTGTGGCTAAGGGTGAGATTACTACAGAAAGATCTGGAGATCGAGGATTTGGCTATGATCCGGTATTTCGGCCTGAGGGGCATGAGCAGACATTTGCTGAACTCAGCATGCAAGAAAAGAATGCGATCAGTCATCGGGGAAGGGCAGTAAGGAAGCTGATTGACTTTTTAAATGGACTTAAATAA
- a CDS encoding inositol monophosphatase family protein: MELKELLDKTILIAKEAGAFIRKERQSFDLNEVEHKGFNDLVSYVDKEAEKIVVKGLKEALPAAGFITEEGTVNKQEEEYNWIVDPLDGTTNFVHGIPVFSVSIALMQKDEIILGVVYEVNNNECFYATKGGGAFCNDTKIQVSSAPTLADSLIATGFPYYQFDKLDDYLMILKSIMQKSHGIRRLGSAAVDLCYVASGRVEGFFEYNLNSYDVAGGLIIVQEAGGKVSDFGNGMNFVFGREIVASNGNIHDELLEQVNKSW, encoded by the coding sequence ATGGAATTGAAAGAGCTTTTGGATAAAACCATTTTGATAGCCAAAGAGGCTGGAGCATTTATTAGAAAAGAAAGACAAAGTTTTGATTTAAATGAGGTGGAGCATAAGGGCTTCAATGACCTTGTTTCCTATGTAGACAAAGAGGCTGAAAAAATAGTGGTAAAAGGGCTTAAGGAGGCCTTGCCTGCTGCAGGTTTTATCACAGAAGAGGGTACGGTCAATAAGCAGGAAGAAGAGTATAACTGGATCGTGGACCCTTTGGATGGCACCACTAATTTTGTACATGGAATACCGGTCTTTTCGGTGAGTATCGCATTGATGCAAAAGGATGAAATCATTTTGGGTGTAGTATATGAAGTGAATAATAATGAATGTTTTTATGCTACTAAAGGAGGCGGTGCATTTTGTAATGATACCAAGATTCAGGTAAGTTCTGCTCCTACCCTAGCTGATAGTTTAATTGCTACTGGTTTTCCCTATTATCAGTTTGATAAGCTAGATGATTACCTGATGATTTTAAAAAGTATTATGCAGAAGTCCCATGGAATTAGGAGGCTGGGAAGTGCGGCAGTGGATTTATGTTATGTGGCATCAGGAAGAGTGGAAGGATTCTTTGAATATAACCTCAATTCTTATGATGTGGCTGGTGGTCTGATCATTGTGCAAGAGGCTGGCGGTAAGGTAAGTGATTTTGGAAATGGTATGAACTTTGTATTTGGAAGGGAGATTGTGGCCAGTAATGGGAATATTCATGATGAGTTACTTGAACAGGTAAATAAGTCCTGGTAA
- a CDS encoding LOG family protein, producing the protein MKKITIYCGSNTGKNPAYKQGAIALIQAMVHRKLDLVYGAGKVGLMGIIANQMLSVGRNVYGIIPQKLVDVEVAHQGLTELTIVETMRDRKWLMAERGDGFIAMPGGIGTLEELFEIMTLNQLGYIQKPLALYNVQGYYDRLINFLDFSAKEGFLKQEQMDLLIISDDPEEILDKMAAYKPKFIPKWEAPKSS; encoded by the coding sequence ATGAAAAAAATAACAATTTATTGCGGTTCAAATACTGGCAAAAACCCAGCTTATAAGCAGGGAGCAATTGCACTCATACAAGCAATGGTCCATAGGAAATTAGACTTGGTTTACGGGGCAGGTAAAGTGGGGCTAATGGGGATAATTGCGAATCAGATGTTGAGCGTGGGCAGGAATGTTTATGGAATTATTCCCCAAAAATTGGTGGATGTGGAAGTAGCGCATCAAGGTTTAACGGAATTGACCATAGTAGAAACCATGCGGGACAGAAAATGGCTGATGGCTGAAAGGGGAGATGGATTTATTGCCATGCCCGGTGGAATAGGTACCTTGGAAGAACTTTTTGAGATCATGACTCTAAACCAACTTGGTTATATACAAAAGCCATTGGCCCTTTATAATGTGCAAGGTTATTATGACCGATTGATCAACTTTTTGGATTTTTCCGCTAAAGAAGGTTTTCTTAAGCAGGAGCAAATGGACTTGTTGATCATCAGCGATGATCCTGAAGAAATTCTTGATAAAATGGCGGCATATAAGCCCAAGTTTATCCCAAAGTGGGAAGCTCCTAAGTCAAGTTGA